A stretch of Leucobacter aridicollis DNA encodes these proteins:
- a CDS encoding GntR family transcriptional regulator — protein sequence MSTESKSERAYRLIRGRIDAGEYMPGYRLVLAPIAAELDMSVVPVREAIRRLEAEQLVTFERNVGAQVSLVKETEYLHTMQTLALVEGSATGLAAPFITKDQITRARAVNATMRESLEAFDPTRFTELNLEFHAVLFETCPNPHILDLVHRGWNRMKVLRNSSFSFVPGRASESVEEHERILQLIEQGASPLDIELAARAHRTATLDAVLAHSEELKHPVSAA from the coding sequence GTGTCGACCGAATCGAAGTCCGAGCGCGCGTACCGCCTCATCCGGGGCAGGATCGACGCTGGCGAGTACATGCCCGGCTACCGGCTCGTGCTCGCCCCGATCGCGGCCGAGCTCGACATGTCGGTGGTGCCGGTGCGCGAGGCGATTCGCCGTCTCGAGGCCGAGCAACTCGTCACGTTCGAGCGCAACGTCGGCGCCCAGGTCTCGCTCGTGAAGGAGACTGAGTACCTGCACACTATGCAGACGCTCGCGCTCGTGGAGGGCTCGGCGACGGGCCTGGCCGCGCCGTTCATCACGAAGGATCAGATCACCCGCGCCCGCGCCGTCAACGCGACGATGCGCGAGTCGCTCGAAGCGTTCGATCCCACGCGGTTCACCGAGCTCAACCTCGAGTTTCACGCGGTGCTGTTCGAGACGTGCCCGAACCCGCACATCCTCGACCTCGTGCACCGCGGCTGGAACCGCATGAAGGTGCTGCGCAACTCGTCGTTCAGTTTCGTGCCCGGCCGCGCGAGCGAGTCGGTCGAGGAGCACGAGCGCATTCTGCAGCTCATCGAGCAGGGCGCGAGCCCGCTCGACATCGAGCTCGCGGCCCGCGCGCACCGTACGGCAACCCTCGACGCGGTACTCGCGCACTCCGAGGAACTCAAGCACCCGGTCTCGGCCGCGTAA